DNA from Methylobacterium currus:
GCGGGCGCGGCGGCATCATCGCCACCTCGACTGAGCCCCAATCGAGCCCTTTCAGCCCCAGGGCGAGGCGGACCTTCTCGGCATAGGGCGAGAAGGCGTAGTGGTGCAGGATGATCTGCGGCGCGGCCATGCGGAATCTCCCAGCTCGGGGTTGAGGACGTCAAGTCTCGCGGACTTCAGGTCTCACGCCGGAAGGGCGCCGACCTGCTTCAGGAGGCCGAGATTGTCGAGGAGCGCCCAATGCTCGACCAGGCGCCCGTCGACGATGCGGAACAGGTCCATCACCGCGATGTCGACGGTGCGGCCGCTCGCGGGCAGCCCCATCAGGTCGCCGGTATGACGGCCCTGGAAGCGCAGCCGGACCAGCACTCGGTCGCCCTCGGCGATCACCTCCTCGATCGGCAGCTTCATCCCGGTGACGCCGCCATGCAGCACCTCGCCGAGCCGGCGCACGCCCTCGGGGCCGCGCACCGCGAAATCCAGGCCGGGATCGTGGCGCACGAACTCGGGCGCGATGTGCCGCTGCCACCACGCCTCGTCCCGGTCGAGGAAGGCGGTGAAATAGGCGCGGGCGAGATCCTTGTTGGCATCGGTCGGATTGGCATCGATCGACATGGCGTCCTCCCTGGATGCGCGATCCCTCTCCGGGGTGCGCGATGGTCATGATTTATTTGCGCACAACCGATTAACTTGCG
Protein-coding regions in this window:
- a CDS encoding ester cyclase, which translates into the protein MSIDANPTDANKDLARAYFTAFLDRDEAWWQRHIAPEFVRHDPGLDFAVRGPEGVRRLGEVLHGGVTGMKLPIEEVIAEGDRVLVRLRFQGRHTGDLMGLPASGRTVDIAVMDLFRIVDGRLVEHWALLDNLGLLKQVGALPA